The following proteins come from a genomic window of Coregonus clupeaformis isolate EN_2021a chromosome 2, ASM2061545v1, whole genome shotgun sequence:
- the mcts1 gene encoding LOW QUALITY PROTEIN: malignant T-cell-amplified sequence 1 (The sequence of the model RefSeq protein was modified relative to this genomic sequence to represent the inferred CDS: inserted 1 base in 1 codon): MFKKFDEKENVSNCIQLKTSVIKGIKNQLLDQFSDIESWLNHIMPKKDPVKIVRCHEHIEILTVNGELLFFRQREGPFYPTLRLLHKYPFILPHQQVDKGAIKFVLSGANIMCPGLTSPGAKLYPSASETVVAIMAEGKQQALCVXVMKMSAENIEKVNKGVGVENVHYLNDGLWHMKTYK, from the exons ATGTTTAAAAA ATTTGATGAGAAGGAAAATGTTTCCAACTGTATTCAACTGAAGACCTCGGTAATCAAAGGCATCAAAAACCAGCTGTTGGACCAGTTTTCAGACATTGAGTCATGGCTCAACCATATCATGCCAAAAAAGGACCCTGTCAAAATAGTGAGATG CCATGAACACATTGAAATCTTGACAGTGAATGGAGAATTGCTCTTCTTCAGACAAAGAGAAGGACCGTTCTACCCAACTCTCCGACTGCTGCATAAGT ACCCCTTTATTCTTCCACACCAACAAGTAGACAAAGGGGCCATCAAGTTTGTCTTAAGTGGAGCCAATATCATGTGCCCTGGATTGACGTCCCCAGGCGCCAAACTCTATCCTTCTGCCTCAGAAACAGTAGTT GCCATAATGGCGGAGGGCAAGCAACAGGCGCTTTGTG GAGTCATGAAGATGTCTGCAGAAAATAT AGAGAAAGTCAACAAGGGAGTAGGAGTTGAAAATGTTCATTATCTTAATGACGGACTGTGGCACATGAAGACGTATAAGTGA
- the cul4b gene encoding cullin-4B, whose product MESLVEGLPSPNPPPPTQDARPAASDVNNDSTSITNSKKRKINRSEREDIDSISSSPKTNNSSSSSTSQQIQKKLRFEDSVDFIGLDVKMAEESSSSASCSSKTKTVFLAGVVGHHANGLTKTAGSTTFSNSKPGAAKKLVIKNFKEKPKLPENYTHETWQKLKEAVEAIQNSTSIKYNLEELYQAVENLCSHKISARLYKQLWVVCEDHIKAQIDQFREDVLDSTLFLKKIDKCWQDHCRQMIMIRSIFLFLDRTYVLQNSMLPSIWDMGLELFRFYIISDMKVQSKTIYGILLLIERERGGETIDRSLLRSLLSMLSDLQIYQDSFEQRFLEETNRLYAAEGQRLMQEREVPEYLHHVNKRLEEEADRVITYLDQSTQKPLIATVEKQLLGEHLTATLQKGLNHLLDENRIQDLSLLYQLFSRVRGGVLVLLQHWIEYIKAFGSTIVINPEKDKTMVQELLDFKDKVDHIIDICFIKNEKFVNAMKEAFETFINKRPNKPAELIAKHVDSKLRAGNKEATDEELEKMLDKIMIIFRFIYGKDVFEAFYKKDLAKRLLVGKSASVDAEKSMLSKLKHECGAAFTSKLEGMFKDMELSKDIMVQFKQCQNIPGNIELTVNILTMGYWPTYIPMEVHLPAEMVRLQEIFKTFYLGKHSGRKLQWQSTLGHCVLKAEFKEGKKELQVSLFQTLVLLMFNEGEEFTLEEIKLATGIEDGELRRTLQSLACGKARVIHKVPKSKDVEDGDKFSCNDDFKHKLFRIKINQIQMKETVEEQTSTTERVYQDRQYQIDAAIVRIMKMRKTLSHNLLVSEVYNQLKFPVKPADLKKRIESLIDRDYMERDKENPNQYNYVA is encoded by the exons ATGGAATCGCTTGTAGAAG GTTTACCTTCCCCTAATCCCCCACCGCCAACCCAAGATGCTAGACCAGCAGCTTCAGATGTAAATAACGACAGCACTAGTATCACGAATTCGAAGAAGAGGAAAATAAACCGTTCTGAGAGGGAAGACATTGATTCAATATCTTCATCTCCTAAAACCAAcaattcctcttcttcctccacatCGCAACAAATCCAGAAGAAATTGAGGTTCGAAGATTCAGTAGATTTCATTGGATTGGATGTGAAAATGGCTGAGGAGTCGTCTTCATCTGCATCGTGTTCTTCTAAGACGAAAACTGTTTTTTTGGCTGGGGTTGTTGGGCATCATGCAAACGGGCTGACGAAAACTGCAGGCTCCACTACCTTCTCCAACAGCAAACCTGGAGCTGCAAAGAAACTAGTAATCAAGAACTTCAAAG AAAAACCCAAATTGCCAGAGAACTACACACACGAGACCTGGCAAAAACTGAAGGAGGCGGTCGAAGCCATTCAAAACAGCACTTCAATCAAGTACAATCTTGAGGAACTCTACCAG GCTGTCGAGAACCTCTGCTCCCATAAGATATCTGCAAGGCTCTACAAACAGCTATGGGTGGTTTGTGAAGACCACATCAAGGCACAAATCGATCAATTCAGAGA GGATGTACTGGACAGTACGCTCTTCCTGAAGAAAATAGACAAGTGTTGGCAAGATCACTGCAGACAAATG atcATGATTAGAAGTATATTTTTGTTCTTGGACCGCACCTATGTTTTACAAAATTCAATGCTCCCATCAATCTG GGACATGGGCCTAGAGTTGTTTAGGTTTTACATAATCAGTGACATGAAGGTCCAGAGCAAGACCATCTACGGCATCCTGCTGCTCATCGAGAGGGAGCGCGGCGGCGAGACCATCGACCGCAGCCTGCTCCGGAGCCTACTGAGCATGCTCTCTGACCTGCAG ATTTATCAGGACTCCTTTGAGCAGCGCTTTCTGGAGGAGACTAATCGGCTGTATGCTGCCGAGGGACAGAGGCTGATGCAGGAGAGGGAG GTTCCAGAGTATCTCCATCACGTCAACAAACGCTTAGAGGAGGAAGCGGACAGAGTCATCACGTATCTAGACCAGAGCACACA AAAACCTCTTATTGCCACTGTGGAAAAGCAACTACTGGGTGAACATCTCACTGCAACTCTGCAGAAAG GCTTGAATCACCTGCTAGATGAGAACAGAATCCAGGACTTGTCTCTTCTCTATCAGCTGTTCAGTCGGGTGAGAGGGGGCGTGCTAGTCCTCCTACAGCACTGGATCGAGTACATCAAG GCCTTTGGAAGTACGATCGTCATTAACCCTGAGAAGGACAAGACCATGGTACAGGAGCTGCTGGACTTCAAGGACAAGGTGGACCACATCATCGACATCTGCTTCATAAAGAACGAGAAGTTTGTCAATGCCATGAAGGAGGCCTTTGAGACCTTCATCAACAAGAGGCCAAATAAACCTGCTGAGCTCATAG CAAAACACGTAGATTCGAAGCTTAGGGCGGGAAACAAGGAGGCGACGGACGAGGAGCTGGAGAAGATGTTGGACAAGATCATGATCATCTTCCGATTCATTTATG GCAAAGATGTTTTTGAGGCCTTCTACAAGAAAGATCTGGCCAAGAGGTTGCTGGTGGGAAAGAGTGCCTCCGTGGATGCCGAGAAGTCCATGCTGTCGAAACTGAAACATG AATGTGGAGCAGCATTCACCAGCAAGCTGGAAGGCATGTTCAAGGACATGGAGCTTTCCAAGGACATCATGGTGCAGTTCAAACAG TGTCAAAACATCCCTGGTAACATTGAGCTGACGGTGAACATCCTCACCATGGGATACTGGCCCACCTACATCCCAATGGAGGTCCATCTGCCCGCAGAG atggtGCGACTGCAGGAGATTTTCAAGACGTTTTACCTGGGCAAGCACAGCGGCAGGAAGCTACAGTGGCAGTCGACGTTAGGCCATTGTGTTTTAAAAGCTGAATTTAAAGAG GGCAAAAAAGAGCTTCAGGTGTCCCTGTTTCAGACGCTAGTGCTGCTCATGTTCAACGaaggagaggaattcaccttggAGGAGATCAAGTTAGCTACAGGAATAG aggacGGCGAGCTGCGACGGACCCTGCAGTCATTGGCGTGTGGCAAGGCGCGGGTCATCCACAAAGTCCCCAAGAGCAAAGACGTGGAGGACGGAGACAAGTTCTCCTGCAACGATGACTTCAAACACAAACTCTTCAGAATCAAGATCAACCAGATCCAGATGAAAGAAACA